In Acidobacteriota bacterium, a single genomic region encodes these proteins:
- a CDS encoding N-acetylmuramoyl-L-alanine amidase, giving the protein MRRSVPIIVAAALALTVWVPMDAAQKKKTPAKRQAAPVSQVARARTAQAAYERTLARERALRASRRKAPLSQMRAVVIEYDTIARRWPRSGYADNALWNGANLAYDANISYGARQDRDSAMAMLRWLVKEYPSSSLTRDAQTRLRKISDTASKTTKAEPVTRSAAAAPPAPPPAATELAKANIRTAEAEPSAPPDEEPDASAPVAAPTRATTPSPPAEKRATTKVVVRDITRVVLPEVVRVTIELDGEVAYHEETLKNPSRLFFDLRGASLAPSIEEGAMPFPDGDIVREVRVGTHPGGVTRVVVDTEDVARHSLFTLYNPYRLVLDMYRDPARVARATPGSAVSTAPKTVSASRAVALPPPAAPVTTPPPSPSVSADAGARPAVTAPIATLPSAPAGPNVTTAPSAPESNSSGSYSLARQLGLGVSRIVIDPGHGGHDPGSLGDGIREAELVLDVSLRLEKLLQQEPGIDVVMTRRTDVFIELEERTRIANRQNADLFLSIHANSSRRRTAQGIETFVLNFANTSEAEEVAARENAIAKGSMRQLPDIVKAITLNNKLDESRDLAEIVQSNLVTRLRKTESSLPDRGIKQAPLVVLIGASMPSVLAEVGFVSTPDEGRRLKTSTYRQEIAEALRDAVVRYQRALKSGAATVTARTQ; this is encoded by the coding sequence ATGCGACGCAGCGTACCGATCATCGTCGCGGCGGCACTGGCGCTCACCGTGTGGGTGCCGATGGACGCCGCGCAGAAGAAGAAGACGCCAGCGAAAAGGCAGGCGGCACCTGTCAGTCAGGTGGCGCGGGCACGCACGGCACAAGCGGCCTACGAACGCACGCTCGCCCGTGAGCGTGCGCTGCGGGCATCGCGCCGGAAGGCCCCGCTGTCGCAGATGCGCGCCGTCGTGATCGAGTACGACACCATCGCACGCCGGTGGCCGCGCAGCGGCTACGCCGACAATGCCTTGTGGAACGGCGCGAACCTCGCCTACGACGCCAACATCTCGTACGGCGCACGCCAGGATCGCGACAGCGCCATGGCGATGCTGCGGTGGCTGGTGAAGGAGTATCCGTCGAGTTCGCTCACGCGCGATGCGCAGACGCGCCTGCGGAAGATCTCGGACACCGCGTCGAAGACCACGAAGGCCGAACCCGTGACACGCAGTGCGGCGGCGGCCCCCCCGGCGCCGCCGCCAGCCGCCACTGAACTCGCGAAGGCCAACATCCGCACGGCCGAAGCCGAACCCTCGGCGCCCCCGGACGAAGAGCCTGACGCGAGTGCGCCCGTTGCCGCACCCACGCGTGCTACCACTCCCTCACCGCCGGCGGAAAAGCGTGCGACGACGAAGGTCGTGGTGCGCGACATCACGCGTGTCGTGCTGCCGGAAGTCGTGCGCGTCACCATCGAGCTCGACGGTGAGGTGGCGTATCACGAGGAGACCCTGAAGAATCCCTCGCGCCTGTTCTTCGACCTTCGCGGCGCCAGCCTCGCGCCATCCATCGAGGAAGGCGCCATGCCGTTCCCCGATGGCGACATCGTGCGCGAGGTCCGCGTCGGGACGCATCCCGGCGGCGTGACGCGCGTGGTCGTCGACACCGAAGACGTGGCGCGCCACAGCCTCTTCACGCTCTACAACCCGTACCGGCTCGTGCTCGACATGTATCGCGATCCGGCCCGCGTCGCACGCGCCACCCCCGGAAGCGCCGTGTCCACGGCACCAAAGACTGTGAGCGCGAGTCGCGCCGTGGCTCTCCCACCTCCGGCGGCTCCCGTCACGACGCCTCCACCGTCGCCATCGGTGTCGGCGGATGCAGGAGCCCGGCCTGCCGTGACGGCACCCATCGCGACACTCCCCTCTGCCCCGGCTGGCCCGAACGTCACGACGGCACCATCAGCGCCCGAGTCGAACAGTTCCGGCAGCTACTCGCTCGCCCGTCAACTCGGGCTCGGTGTGTCTCGCATCGTCATCGATCCCGGTCACGGTGGCCACGACCCGGGCTCGCTCGGTGACGGCATCCGCGAAGCGGAACTCGTGCTCGACGTGTCGTTGCGGCTCGAGAAGCTGCTCCAGCAGGAGCCAGGCATCGACGTCGTGATGACGCGACGCACGGACGTGTTCATCGAGCTCGAGGAGCGCACGCGCATCGCGAACCGTCAGAACGCCGATCTGTTCCTGTCCATTCACGCCAACTCGAGCCGTCGACGCACGGCGCAGGGCATCGAAACGTTCGTCCTCAACTTCGCGAACACGAGCGAGGCCGAGGAAGTCGCCGCGCGAGAGAACGCCATCGCCAAGGGTTCCATGCGTCAGCTCCCGGACATCGTCAAGGCGATCACGCTGAACAACAAGCTCGACGAGTCGCGCGATCTTGCCGAGATCGTGCAGTCGAATCTCGTGACGCGGCTGCGCAAGACGGAGAGCTCACTGCCCGACCGCGGCATCAAGCAGGCGCCGCTCGTGGTGTTGATCGGGGCGTCGATGCCGAGCGTGCTCGCCGAAGTGGGCTTCGTGAGCACGCCGGACGAAGGCAGACGCCTGAAGACGTCGACGTACCGACAGGAGATCGCCGAAGCGCTGCGCGACGCCGTGGTGCGATACCAGCGCGCGCTCAAGAGCGGTGCGGCGACGGTCACCGCGCGCACACAATAG
- a CDS encoding leucyl aminopeptidase, with amino-acid sequence MLLHEFYTTPTLRLVVSEPAGVDADVLVIPVAAEADTTGPALPDGVAAAVAALRASGELKGEPHEQHWLRGEGTAAGRVLLLGIGAAGAMTTDLGRRLGTAAGLATRSRGFGRVAVVAHGGLSDEAVVRALAEGLTIAAFHVDAYKTKDRKLADLHSAAIVVSEGGASTLADAVALGSVLGEATNVARALAHEPPNVLTPVTLAARAQTLFAGTPVQVDVLDEAQMHERHMGLLLGVAQGSVNTPRMIVLTYDPGVEAGRVLGLIGKAVTFDTGGISIKPAENMDRMKYDMCGGAAVIGAFHAIARTGAPCKVIGVIPSVENMPSASAFRPGDVLTGASGATVEITNTDAEGRLILADALWYARHLGATHLVDIATLTGACAVALGRVASGLFGTPDSWRGAVQDAGVRGGDFLWPLPMTDDYKDLLKSDIADMVNAAGTRYGGAISAALFLKAFAGDTPWAHLDIAGTAWADEPKPWQPKGPTGVAVRTLVELARSSRAWH; translated from the coding sequence ATGCTGTTGCACGAGTTCTACACCACGCCGACGCTGCGTCTCGTGGTGAGTGAGCCCGCCGGCGTCGACGCCGACGTACTGGTGATCCCTGTCGCCGCCGAGGCGGACACCACCGGGCCTGCGCTTCCGGATGGTGTGGCGGCGGCCGTGGCGGCGTTGCGCGCCTCCGGCGAATTGAAGGGGGAGCCGCACGAACAGCATTGGCTCCGTGGCGAGGGGACCGCGGCAGGACGGGTGTTGCTGCTCGGGATCGGCGCCGCTGGCGCCATGACGACGGACCTGGGACGTCGACTCGGTACCGCGGCAGGTCTTGCAACCCGGTCGCGTGGCTTCGGACGCGTGGCGGTGGTCGCGCACGGCGGACTGTCTGACGAGGCGGTGGTGCGGGCGCTGGCAGAAGGCCTGACGATCGCGGCGTTCCACGTCGACGCGTACAAGACGAAGGACCGGAAGCTGGCCGACCTGCACTCGGCGGCCATCGTCGTGTCCGAAGGCGGCGCTTCGACGCTCGCCGACGCCGTTGCGCTGGGTTCCGTGCTGGGTGAGGCGACCAACGTCGCGCGGGCGCTGGCGCACGAGCCGCCCAATGTCCTCACGCCCGTGACGCTCGCAGCCCGCGCGCAGACGCTGTTCGCGGGAACGCCGGTGCAGGTGGACGTACTGGACGAGGCGCAGATGCACGAGCGGCACATGGGATTGCTGCTCGGCGTGGCGCAGGGCAGCGTCAACACGCCGCGCATGATCGTCCTGACCTACGACCCGGGTGTCGAGGCGGGCCGGGTCCTCGGTCTGATCGGCAAGGCCGTCACGTTCGATACGGGCGGCATCTCGATCAAGCCGGCCGAGAACATGGACCGCATGAAGTACGACATGTGCGGTGGGGCAGCCGTCATCGGCGCCTTCCATGCCATCGCCCGCACCGGCGCGCCGTGCAAGGTGATCGGCGTGATTCCCTCGGTGGAGAACATGCCGAGTGCGTCGGCGTTCAGGCCCGGCGACGTGCTGACGGGCGCGAGCGGCGCCACCGTCGAAATCACCAACACCGACGCCGAAGGACGGCTCATCCTGGCCGACGCGCTCTGGTACGCCCGGCATCTCGGCGCCACGCACCTTGTCGACATCGCGACGTTGACCGGCGCGTGCGCCGTGGCATTGGGTCGCGTTGCGTCAGGGCTGTTCGGGACGCCGGACTCGTGGCGAGGCGCGGTGCAGGACGCTGGCGTTCGTGGCGGCGACTTCCTCTGGCCGCTGCCCATGACCGACGACTACAAGGACCTGCTGAAGAGCGACATCGCCGACATGGTGAACGCGGCGGGCACGCGCTACGGCGGGGCGATCAGTGCGGCGCTGTTCCTCAAGGCGTTCGCCGGGGACACGCCGTGGGCCCACCTGGACATCGCCGGCACGGCATGGGCCGACGAACCGAAGCCGTGGCAGCCGAAGGGACCGACGGGCGTGGCCGTGAGGACGCTCGTGGAACTCGCCCGCTCGTCACGCGCCTGGCACTGA